In the genome of Coturnix japonica isolate 7356 chromosome Z, Coturnix japonica 2.1, whole genome shotgun sequence, one region contains:
- the LOC107305886 gene encoding coiled-coil domain-containing protein 81-like: protein MESCWTVAVSSELAYTFPTLVDLSAKQIVAIWDAVSDFILEKMKLNKGVVVPGLGIFAAVQEEFHSKELAVPVRRPVFELDIGVIWLKELQSPNDIIPDDVKIEPLNYRQLGGAIGISMHRVKRCVQETVLLYWHLLKSKADVSFFFKNIGVMTCRDNFLCMRFFHSCIETLESKSSIIAMLHSRTWPKHYADVGPETIADGIHMFPRFQLTVKMSREEAAAYGARKMSRVGPGGRLLRRQKSVLPPMLLFFESDSRQEDVAKKPSASVLPPCAGSSRGTKKAGQKEALTAAQTRDALPATDDNKRVLQELREASASRKKEDSTRSMRPVYRKEIEKERAKRAACDVWSAEKDQHTQQRFARVSVHVPHPPAQPKGQQVRRRWRKDVEAVPGDRLGASTKLVLHANLLPPRAAQVLRKLELHIHQQESFASAVEKNRKKLELKRQLPW, encoded by the exons ATGGAAAGCTGCTGGACTGTGGCCGTCAGCTCAGAGCTGGCGTACACATTCCCAACACTCGTGGATCTCTCCGCCAAAC agATTGTGGCAATCTGGGATGCTGTATCAGATTTCATCCTGGAAAAGATGAAGCTGAACAAG GGAGTCGTGGTTCCAGGACTCGGGATCTTTGCTGCGGTCCAAGAGGAGTTCCACAGCAAAGAACTGGCGGTTCCAGTTAGAAGACCCGTCTTCGAGTTGGACATTGGGGTGATATGGCTGAAGGAGCTCCAGTCCCCCAACGACATCATCCCTG aTGATGTCAAGATTGAGCCGCTCAACTATCGGCAGCTCGGGGGCGCCATCGGCATCTCAATGCACAGGGTGAAGCGCTGCGTACAGGAGACCGTTCTCTTGTATTGGCACCTCCTGAAGAGCAAGGCTGACGTCTCCTTCTTCTTCAAAAACATTGGTGTCATGACATGCCGGGACAACTTCCTCTGCATGAGGTTTTTCCACAGCTGCATCGAAACGCTGGAGAGCAAATCCAGCATAATTGCAATGCTCCACAGT AGAACTTGGCCAAAACATTACGCTGACGTGGGGCCAGAGACCATCGCTGATGGGATCCACATGTTCCCGAG GTTTCAACTGACCGTGAAAATGAGCAGAGAAGAGGCTGCTGCTTATGGAGCGCGGAAGATGAGTAGAG TGGGCCCTGGTGGCAGGCTGCTGCGGAGGCAGAAGTCAGTTCTCCCACCCATGCTGTTGTTCTTCGAGTCAGACTCAAGGCAGGAAGATGTGGCCAAGAAGCCTTCTGCCAG CGTGCTCCCACCATGTGCAGGCAGCTCCCGCGGGACAAAGAAAGCAGGGCAGAAGGAAGCGTTGACTGCTGCCCAGACTCGCGATGCGCTCCCTGCGACTGACGACAATAAAAGAGTGCTGCAG GAGCTCCGGGAAGCGTCTGCATCACggaaaaaagaagacagcaCGAGGAGCATGAGGCCTGTGTACCGGAAGGAAATAGAGAAGGAACGGGCAAAAAGGGCGGCTTGCGATGTGTGGAGTGCTGAGAAGgaccagcacacacagcag CGCTTTGCCAGGGTAAGCGTGCATGTTCCGCAtcctccagcccagcccaaGGGACAACAagtgaggaggaggtggaggaaggaTGTGGAAGCTGTGCCAGGAGATAGATTGGGAGCATCGACCAAGCTGGTACTGCATGCTAA CCTCCTTCCCCCACGAGCGGCTCAGGTGCTGCGAAAGTTGGAGCTGCACATCCACCAACAAGAGTCTTTTGCCAGCGCAGTGGAAAAAAACCGCAAGAAGCTGGAGCTGAAGCGGCAGCTCCCCTGGTAA